Sequence from the Candidatus Zixiibacteriota bacterium genome:
CTCGCCTCAGAGTTGGCCGCCAAATCGGTTTCGATTGTCTCTGGGTTGGCGCGGGGAATCGACGCCTCGGCCCATCTGGGAGCTTTGAAAGTCGATGGACGTACCTACGGCCTGCTCGGTTCCGGATTTGATCACATTCACCCCGAGGAGAATCGCGGCCTGGCGCAGGAGATGCTCGTCAACGGCGGCTTGATTTCGGAATATCCGCCCGAGGCAACTTATGCCACCGGGCGGGTGATGGCCCGAAACCGTCTCACGGTTGGGCTTTCGCAAGCAGTTATAATCGGTGAGGTATTCAATGATTCCACCGGCTCGCTCGACACGGCCACTTTCTGCCGTGACGTGGGGAAATTGATGTTTGTCCTTATTGATGGTTGTGATGAGCCGGATCATGATGCCGGCGGCGTGGATAAAGTCCTCGCTCTGGGGGCGATACCAATCACCCTGAGCGCAGGTATCGATATCATTCTCAAGTCTCTGGTATAGGGAGACCAATGGCCGGTTCCGACAGTTACCGGACTATCAAAGGGCCGGGAGAAATTGAAATCAAGATAAAAGGATCTCGGTTTCTGGGACAGGCGCTGCCCTGTAATAATCCCGAGGAGGCGGAATCACTCCTGACGGCGATTCGCAAGAAATACTATGATGCCACGCATCATTGTTTCGCTTATCGGGTCGGAATCGGGAACGAACAGAAATTCCGCTATTCCGATGCCGGCGAACCCTCGGGTACCGCCGGGAAACCGATTTACGACCGGATTGAGGGGAATGAACTGACCAATATTATTGTCATTGTTACCCGCTATTTTGGCGGCACCAAGCTGGGAACCGGCGGCCTGACCCATGCCTATTCCGAAACAGCAGCCGAGGCGATAAAGAAAGTCGGCATTATCGAGCAATATCTCGTGGAACAGTTATTGTTGACCGTCCCCTATCCGGATTACAATATTGTCGAGCGGTTGATTCACAAATATGAAGGGAAAATTCTTGAACGGGGGATGAAGGAGCAAGTTCCTTCTCTGACAGTACAGATGAGAATATCGTTCATTGCTGAATTCAAAGAGAAGGCTGTTGACGCCACCTCGGGACGGATCAAGTTTGAATAAGAAGCTTGATTGTCTCGGTCTCGGGATCGCCCCGGCGGATCTGCTTCTGCAAATAGCCGCTTATCCCGAAGCGGGGGCCAAGATAGATGCCCTGAGTATGACTATTCAGGGGGGCGGCCCGATACCGACGGCGATGGTCACCCTGGCCCGCCTCGGGATGAAACCGGGTTTGATGGCTGCGGTCGGTAATGATATTTTCGGCCGGTTTGTGATCGGAGAGCTGAAAAAAGAGGGCGTGGAGACATCGTTTGTCAAAACGAAAAAATATCCGACGGCCATAGCGATGGGCTGGGTGGAAAAGGGAAGCGGCCGAAGAACGATTGTCCTTAATCGCGAGATTACGGTGCACCCCGGAGAAATTGATGTGACGTTATTGCCGCGGGTGAAAGCGGTGCATCTCGATGGCCGGGATCTTCCGGCCTGTCTGAAACTGGCCCGCTGGGCGAAAAAAAATGGCGCGATCGTTGTTTTTGATATCGGCTCAAAGCGCAATGATGTCACGGCAATCCTGCCGCTGGTGGATCATCTCGTCTGTGCCGAGGATTTCGCCCTTCCCTATACCGGAGCAAAGAAAGTCCCGGAGGCGATAAACCGCCTGAGAAAAATATGTCCGGGCACTATCGTAATAACTTCGGGTATAGAAGGAGCCACCGGGAAGGAGACTGATGGTGACTACATTCGACAGAAAGCATATAAAGTTAAAGCGGTCGACACAACCGGCGCCGGCGATGTTTATCATGGAGCATATATTTACGGCTTGCTGAAAGGATGGGATTTGAAAAAGAGAATGGAGTTTGCCTCGGCCGCTGCAGCGCTGAAATGCCGTCGCCCCGGCGGAAGACTCGGCATCCCGAAACTGAAACAGGTACAGACATTCCTTAAGAGGAGAAATCCCACTTATGCTTGAGTTTTCACGCTGGCTGAACGGCCTTGATCATTCTCTATTTATCTTCATAAACCAGAGCCTGGCCAATCCGGTAACGGATTTCCTGATGCCGCTGGTGACGATCGACCTTCATTTGAAAATATTCTATGCGCTCTGTTTGGCGGTACTTCTCTGGAAAGGCGATAAGCGTCTTCGTTATGCCATCCTTTTTTCGATTCTGACCGTGACCCTGACCGATCAATTGTCCAGCGCCGTTTTAAAACCGCTCTTTGCCAGACCGCGCCCCTGCCACGAATTGGAGGTGTACCTTCTGGTTCCCTGCGGCGCCGGATTTTCATTTCCGTCATCGCATGCCGCCAATCTGTTCGGCCAGGCCTTTCTTTTCCGAATCGTTGCACCAACGACGACCAAATATCTTATTCCTCTGGCCATAGTAGTCGCACTTTCGCGGATCTTTGTTGGTGTGCACTATCCATTCGACATTTTGTGCGGCGCCGCATTGGGCACGCTGGTCGGGTACGGTGTGGCGCAGATATTTATCCGGGTCTTTCCGCCGACAGATAAAGAAATCTCTCAGGAGGGTTAGCTCATGCCGATAAAAATTGAGGTTGTTCAGGGGGATATCACCGAGGCCGATGCTGAGGCGATTGTCAACGCCGCCAATAATCATCTCTGGATGGGTTCCGGTGTGGCCGGCGCCATTAAGAGCAAAGGCGGTGTCGAGATCGAGCGGGATGCCATGTCCAAAGGACCGATAAAAGTCGGTCAGGCGGTGGCATCAACCGCGGGAAAACTTCCCTATAAATATATCATCCATGCCGCCGGCATGGGGCAGGATTTGCGCACTGATGAGATGGTCGTCTATGAGGTTACCCGCAACTCGCTCCTGCTGGCCGATAAGCTGGGGCTGAAATCTCTGGCCTTTCCGGCTATCGGCACCGGGGTCGGAGGGCTTATGATTGCCGCCTGTGCCAGCGCCATGATCGATGCCGTGCGGCAGCTGTCAAATAAGCTGCAGAATCTGGAGCGGGTGGTCTTTGTGTTGTTTGACAAGGAGAGTTCCGGCATCTTTAGTCGTGAGGCAAGCCGGGGAATGAAATCATGAATACAATCCCTGCAATCATTCAATTGAACCGGTATGAACGGAGGAGGGAACATGAATCAGGAAAGGACGTTTTCCACTGAGAAAAGAGCTATATATTGGGGCCCGGTGCTGGTAGGCGCAATCTCTTTTGCACTGTACTTTTTGACCGCTTTTCGCACTATAACATGGTGGGATAGCGGCGAATATTCGCTGGCAGCGATTACCCTCGGCGTTCCACATCCGCCCGGATCGGTGGTTGCTACGATAATCGGCTGGATTGCCGGTCAAATCCCGTTTGGAATTTCCCTCATATTTGTACTTAATCTCCTGGCCGGTTTTCTGGCGGCGCTGGCCGCAGGGCTGACATGCTATCTGGCCCTGCTTCTGCTGAGAAATACCGTTTTCAAACAGAATAGGGGACTACCGGGAAGCCCCTGGTTAGTGTCGCTTTTCGTGGCGGTCGGATCTCTGGCGCTTCCTTTCGGTGAAACGCTCTGGCTCTATGCGATAAAATTCACCCCCTATGTCATTACCGCGCTCTTTACCGCGCTGATTCTCTGGGGTATGTGGCGCTGGTGGGAGAACGCCGAAAGCGATAACGCCCTGCCCTGGCTGTTTCTGGTTACTTTTCTATTTGGCCTTGATTTCAGCGTGCATCGCACCAACCTGCTATTGCTGCCGGGTTTTATAATCTGGATTCTATTGAGACGTCCGCAAATCTACTCTTCGGGCAAAGCCTGGTGGTATGGAATCTCCGGGATGGTGGTGGGGCTTTCATTCCAATTGCTCTTAATCCCGATGGCCGCACGAAAACCATTCCTGAATATGAATGATCCGGGAACTCTGACAGCTTTATGGGATTATATCACGCTGAAAATGTTCGGCGGCGGGTGGCTGCTCAACCTTTTCCCGCGCAAGGCGCCTTTCTTACAATATCAAGTGCCTGATTTTCTTAAAGTCTTCGCCGATAATTTCCTTTCCACCAGAGGCGCTCTGGGGATATTGGGCGTTATTCCTACCCTGCTTGGAGTTGTCGGGATTGCGGCTCTCTGGCGGCGATATCGGCGGGCGGCAATCGGCATGCTGGCATTATTTCTGTGCGCCTCGGCCGGCGCCATTTTCTATTTTAATATTCCGCAGAATTTTTTCCGTTCGATGGATCGCCATTATCTCCCCGCACTGGTGATATTCACTGTCTGGATAGGCTATGGTGCAGGATTCCTGCTCAATCTC
This genomic interval carries:
- a CDS encoding IMPACT family protein; protein product: MAGSDSYRTIKGPGEIEIKIKGSRFLGQALPCNNPEEAESLLTAIRKKYYDATHHCFAYRVGIGNEQKFRYSDAGEPSGTAGKPIYDRIEGNELTNIIVIVTRYFGGTKLGTGGLTHAYSETAAEAIKKVGIIEQYLVEQLLLTVPYPDYNIVERLIHKYEGKILERGMKEQVPSLTVQMRISFIAEFKEKAVDATSGRIKFE
- a CDS encoding PfkB family carbohydrate kinase codes for the protein MNKKLDCLGLGIAPADLLLQIAAYPEAGAKIDALSMTIQGGGPIPTAMVTLARLGMKPGLMAAVGNDIFGRFVIGELKKEGVETSFVKTKKYPTAIAMGWVEKGSGRRTIVLNREITVHPGEIDVTLLPRVKAVHLDGRDLPACLKLARWAKKNGAIVVFDIGSKRNDVTAILPLVDHLVCAEDFALPYTGAKKVPEAINRLRKICPGTIVITSGIEGATGKETDGDYIRQKAYKVKAVDTTGAGDVYHGAYIYGLLKGWDLKKRMEFASAAAALKCRRPGGRLGIPKLKQVQTFLKRRNPTYA
- a CDS encoding phosphatase PAP2 family protein, with product MLEFSRWLNGLDHSLFIFINQSLANPVTDFLMPLVTIDLHLKIFYALCLAVLLWKGDKRLRYAILFSILTVTLTDQLSSAVLKPLFARPRPCHELEVYLLVPCGAGFSFPSSHAANLFGQAFLFRIVAPTTTKYLIPLAIVVALSRIFVGVHYPFDILCGAALGTLVGYGVAQIFIRVFPPTDKEISQEG
- a CDS encoding DNA-processing protein DprA, which codes for MRRAGEYSIAAQVWALRQHGEVGPRTFRALMAHFGNLSAILEAELDELTGIDGLGGKKSQKIFESFDSLQKADQFIQSLEKRKIGYSTLFDENFPRLFMELNDPPPIIFYQGRLPDQDEKRVAIVGSHKATNEGIRNGVTLASELAAKSVSIVSGLARGIDASAHLGALKVDGRTYGLLGSGFDHIHPEENRGLAQEMLVNGGLISEYPPEATYATGRVMARNRLTVGLSQAVIIGEVFNDSTGSLDTATFCRDVGKLMFVLIDGCDEPDHDAGGVDKVLALGAIPITLSAGIDIILKSLV
- a CDS encoding DUF2723 domain-containing protein, translating into MNQERTFSTEKRAIYWGPVLVGAISFALYFLTAFRTITWWDSGEYSLAAITLGVPHPPGSVVATIIGWIAGQIPFGISLIFVLNLLAGFLAALAAGLTCYLALLLLRNTVFKQNRGLPGSPWLVSLFVAVGSLALPFGETLWLYAIKFTPYVITALFTALILWGMWRWWENAESDNALPWLFLVTFLFGLDFSVHRTNLLLLPGFIIWILLRRPQIYSSGKAWWYGISGMVVGLSFQLLLIPMAARKPFLNMNDPGTLTALWDYITLKMFGGGWLLNLFPRKAPFLQYQVPDFLKVFADNFLSTRGALGILGVIPTLLGVVGIAALWRRYRRAAIGMLALFLCASAGAIFYFNIPQNFFRSMDRHYLPALVIFTVWIGYGAGFLLNLFWRLGSKYRYALLGLAGILIIMIPIVQMARNYRAIDSSRNYFTHDFAMNIFNTLPPQAIFTAGGDNDTWPLWYFQTAEKMRPDVTLLNINLLNTPWFLRQAMERDKSLPLDYTEQKISDLNMLTWADTTVAIPIEGSAADLHLPNDMLLPDSVRLQISPTVAGKYILVQDQVLLQLIMQNRWKRPIYFSSGISDQSIAWLAKYLRMEGLAKQLVPVENPPLNIDILHANLLEKYRYRGFTDATISLESATKWVGLNLCGAFIYLAADELQRGNSATCKETMLKMNELLHPERLDIPPQLQQARESLCP
- a CDS encoding macro domain-containing protein; this encodes MPIKIEVVQGDITEADAEAIVNAANNHLWMGSGVAGAIKSKGGVEIERDAMSKGPIKVGQAVASTAGKLPYKYIIHAAGMGQDLRTDEMVVYEVTRNSLLLADKLGLKSLAFPAIGTGVGGLMIAACASAMIDAVRQLSNKLQNLERVVFVLFDKESSGIFSREASRGMKS